In the Deltaproteobacteria bacterium genome, one interval contains:
- a CDS encoding elongation factor Tu, protein IAMEKELRFAIREGGRTVGAGVISEILE, encoded by the coding sequence ATAGCAATGGAGAAGGAGCTCAGGTTTGCCATTCGCGAAGGTGGTCGTACGGTAGGGGCCGGCGTTATCAGCGAAATACTGGAATAG
- the rpsJ gene encoding 30S ribosomal protein S10, translated as MMNQKIRIRMKAFDHKLLDQSTTDIVETARRTGARVVGPIPLPTVINKYCVLRSPHKDKKSREQFEIRTHKRLLDILDPTQQTVDALMKLDLSAGIDVEIKLD; from the coding sequence ATTATGAATCAGAAGATACGGATTCGGATGAAGGCTTTTGATCATAAGCTGTTGGATCAATCAACTACCGATATTGTTGAAACGGCTAGGCGCACGGGCGCTAGGGTTGTAGGTCCCATACCGCTTCCTACGGTGATCAACAAGTACTGTGTATTACGCTCACCACATAAGGACAAGAAGTCGCGGGAGCAGTTTGAAATCCGGACGCACAAGCGTCTTTTGGATATCTTGGACCCGACCCAACAGACGGTTGACGCTCTCATGAAGCTGGATCTGTCGGCAGGGATAGATGTTGAGATAAAGCTTGATTAA